The sequence TCTTCAAGATAGTCTTCAAAGAATCCTTTACCATTTAATTCACTATAGACAATACTTTTTGCCACGCAATCAATTTCTAGCACAGTGCTAAAGTTGCACACTTTGTATTAATGGCATGATTGTATCTTTTTCTTATTATGATCTATATATCTCAGACTAGTTATTAAGGGTTCATATTTGTAGAAATTAACCACTTACTTCATCCTCTCCTCTGTTTTCTAGAATATTTAGACAAAGGGATTCTAGTTTGGCCTCTGATGAATCAAAGGAATTTTAGTTTGGCCTCTGATGAATCAAAGGGATTCTAGTTTGTGCAGACTATTTTCAAAACCAGTCTGGATTGTTGAGACATATCCTACTAGTGAAAGGGGTGATTTTGGTCTAACAAGCTGCACACAACACTCTCCATGTCCATGTTATTGGAATTACTaacttttaaaaaggaaaatagaacATGCATACTATAGGAGAAGGTTGTTATATCCTAGGCATCTAAGCATAAGATTATGTAATATGAAGCCTTATTTAATAAACATGGTGGTGTTTGTTAAGTAGCTTTGAACTTTCAAAGAAACTAAGGTAGCATTTCATGGACAACTTAAAATGGGTGAGTGCAGATTTAAAGTGAGCACAAAATAGCACAACATACATAAACTACAACCACTACTAGCTAGGAATTACGATTAAAAACTAGAGCCACTACTAAGGTGTTTTGACCCATCAGGTGccttgtttttgtttaaattaagctACTGTTTATTGTCACTAATGGACACTTATTATTTGATAACATTAAGAACAAGGATGTTGTTTCTTGGAGCAGTATGATTAGGAGCTATGATAGGAGTGGGTTGCTTCAAGAAACATTGGACCTTTTGAGAGATATGCATGTTATGAGAGTCAAGCCTAGTGAAATTGGAATGATAAGCATCACACATGTCTTGGAAGAACTCGCTGATTTGAAATTGGGGAAAGCCTTGCTTGCTTATGTAATGAGAAATGGGAAGTGTGGAAAATCAAGAGTTCCTCTATGTACTGCTTTGATTGATATGTATGTTAAATGTGAAAATTTAGCTTATGCGAGAAGGGTTTTTGATGGCTTGTCTAAGGCTAGTATCATTTGTTGGACTGCTATGATTGCAACCTATATTCATTGCAATAATTTGAATGAAGGTATGTTTCCAAATGAAATTATGATGCTTAGTTTGGTCAAAGAATGTGGCACAACATGAGCTTTAGAATTAGGCAACTTGTTACATGCTTTCACATATTGCAGGTCTGTTTATGCTATTAACTGAATCctactaagaaaaaaaaataaaaactttgtcCTTTGTAATATGACTCAGAATTTTAGGTACATGACAATAATTGAACTCATTGTAGCCATAGGCACCAACAATTGAACACAAGGATGTTGTAACTGCAAGTTTCCCTCTTCACCaaagcatacatatatatagaagATGTCAAGACTTCaccataatattttgaaaaaagtgtgctctaatataatttatatcagTTCCTGATTTGGGTGACCTGAGCTGCTACATGAggagttttgtttatttttttgtacaaaGATTGAGTTTTTCATATGGGGGGTCTTTGTTCAAACTCTATGAAAGGTGACAAGGTGTTTGCTAAATCAGATGGACATTCTAATAACCATAAATCTCTAATGGTAAGAACCACAACTCCACCAACATGCCTAGTGATTTGACAAGTGCAAGGGATCATGGACTGGACAAGAAAAAACAAGAAGTTGTTGTTGCTGCAGGGAATGGTTCTGATGATTTATATAATGGACTTGGGTGTTGTCATGTTCAGGGTTATTACAAATTAAAGTCAAACAGATTAACTACTAGTCCACTAGATACACAAAAAGACCATTCTTGCACCTTTAGAGCCTGCTCCATTATTATTAGAACATTTATCTATTTCAGCCACATAAACATCACTATTAAGAGAAACAATATAAGCAACGGAAAGAATGAAGCCTAGTATTATCAATCCAAACATCATAACTTAATAGAAGCTGAGCAAAACAGTTATCCCAACATGATAAACTGCAAGCAAATCAGTTATCAATCCAAACATCATAAACTGGGACCGCAAATCAGTTAAACAATAAAGTCTGTAGATAACAATTACCTCTCATGTATTGGCAATGTAGATAACAACTACTGCAAGCAAAGGATTTTCATCTGAATAGGAGTAAGGCAAAGCATAGGCATTACAATTTTACCAAGaaagaacaaagaagaaaacaatgacttggaaataaaaattgaacatgtCATACCATAGGAACTTAAATGCCAAATTCTCTAAATAGATAATCAAATTATTGTTTGTcagcaaatttttttatcagccaaatAAAAAACTCATTAAAGGGTTACTGCACACATGAACAACACTACGCTAGTGTGATAACAACCATGCTTACACTATGCAAACAACCCTGCTTCCGGTGTATGTTTGTCATAACACTATGCTACCCATTATTCAATCTCCTCATGCCTTGCCCTCAATGAACAACACTATGCTACCTCAATCAAAATGAGACAAAGTACAGTGGTCACAAGTATTTGGAACACTACGCTACCTCAATCAAAATCAACAACACTACACTACGCTACCCATTAAGTCAAATACAGGTTGCGACCAAGTAAGGAAAGTTAAAATCTCAGTTTAAGGGAAGTTATAACTAAGGGAAGTTAACATAATGGAAAGCACAACCAAAACTTACCTTGTGATTGCGAGTACAAGGATGAGCAAAGACTGCTTTCGTGCCAATGGAATGCCTGCAAGGAAACCAGCGAAGCTTGTTCAAAGAAAATGGTAGTGACCTGAGGGAGGGGTGAGCAACGAAGTTCTTTCaaggaaaataacaaaacttACCAAAACACGAGGGTGGGGTGAGCGTCACAGTGACGATGGTAGGATGAGGGTGGCTATGCGAGACTCAGCGTCGGGGGTCAGGAACAATGGCAGCGACGACGGTGGCCTGAGGGTGCCTTTGTGAGAGTGAGCGTGGGGGGTCAGGTAGAAGCAAGAGTTTGCGAGAGACTGATGGGCGCGAGAAGAGACAAAGCTTTTCAGTTTTTAATATAAGTAAAaacacaacattggttttttttaaaaatggtgtTAACATAGAATCATTAATATCGGTTTTGACAAAACTGATGTTACCTacgtcatgttaacatcggtttttttaaaaaccgatgttaataaactgGTTTATTTACAAGTATGCCACCGCGTTtgtgttaacatcgattttgtagaaaatcgatgttaacctaGCAatgttaaatgtatattttttagtagtggtgCCTTATATAGGTTGTTAGAAAGGAATAATTATGTTAggatattttatgatttttgcttatattttgttaGTGTTGTCGGGAGcttgtccccccccccccctccttaGCACCTAGCCTTATATATGTAAGAGGGTGCCTTCCCTTGAGAAGCAGGGAGAAATAATATTCAGCTTTCCTTTCTTCCCTTGCTTTTCTGGAGGTACCTAGACCTCGAATGCTAGGATCCATAGAGTAGAATTTTCTACTCATAACAGTCACCTTCAAAATTTCTTGATCACCTTCTTCAATTCCAATTTTTGTTTTCCCCATTTTTCTAGAGACTTCAGAATGATTATCTAACTTTCCAAGTTCCAACATGGAATGTATAGTGAGATGTATTAAAGTGACAAGGTTTGTAATCAAAATTGAATGAAGAGCAACCTTCAATTCTCATTGTCCCCAAAGCTAGCTTGATGAGAACTTAGATGATttttgtatcattttttttatttcaaaccgAAGAATTCTAATTATCTAAAATTCATGTGAGGCAATCATTTAATATCACATGATAAATTGtaataaacttttaattatatttatcttgttgtttattaatttttataagatttcttatttataaacttGTACTGACCTGGGTCCACAAATGACATGCCATGTGACGCGTCATACTTTCATCCCAATCAACCTGACCCTGAGCATGGATGTCCTTCAGATAGTCAACCCTAATGCCGCACGGTTGGGCAGTTAGACCGTTGTAACTGTCAAGGTTGTTAATTTGTTACAAGGTTGTTACACTCAAGAGAGGTTGTTATGTTGTTACAACAACCCCCTCGAGCAACGATCCAAGGTTTTTCCATCCATCATTACAAATAATCAGGTTCTATACTTTAATAATCCTGAGTTCGCTCAAAAACTTACTTGAGAGCGTCAAAGTCCCTTTTGCAGATACCCCTCCATTCCTTGTAGGGAGAATGcactttttaaaactaaaaatcattttaataaatccttttttttattttgaaatggaaGGTAATGAAAAGTTCAAAATTgagttaaaatcaatttgacCTTCATTTTTACCAaactaattttgtttgaaaaactacatttgaaaataaaaaattacaactacCCAAACAAGACCTTAGTTAGTAGCatcaaatttattcaaaattta comes from Glycine soja cultivar W05 chromosome 20, ASM419377v2, whole genome shotgun sequence and encodes:
- the LOC114402000 gene encoding pentatricopeptide repeat-containing protein At2g03380, mitochondrial-like; this translates as MIRSYDRSGLLQETLDLLRDMHVMRVKPSEIGMISITHVLEELADLKLGKALLAYVMRNGKCGKSRVPLCTALIDMYVKCENLAYARRVFDGLSKASIICWTAMIATYIHCNNLNEEQLNSRECENLGFIGLVLCSDCNTLSEYVKDKDYLFDGWYSLTCTSDYLNRLNQYRQRVWTCKITGKSGLTYEEALVSEKHAAEKVQQIPEELVAPALRIIHYNK